AGAGTAAAGAATCTTAATTTAAAATTTCAATACTCTTTAAAATCATCTACTAAAATCTGATTTACTTTATTATAAATTTCACTTGCAAATTCACTCTCAGTAGCATAAGTTGATGCACCAAATATTTTTGCATTTTCATTTCTAATTCCAAACTCATTTTCAAAAAAATCTAAAACTTTTTCTTGTTCTTTTTTCGAAAATTTATTTTCTAATTCAATTACAGTTTTTACATTTAACATATTATTTTCCTTTTAATTTTATACAACAAATGCCAAAGAATTTTTTGCTATTGTTTCAAGTAAAGATGGCTTTAAAAAATAAAAACTATTGTTAGATATAAAATTAACAATATCAATTAAAAACCAATCAATACAGACAACTCCAACTTGAAAGATAAATCTATAATGCACCTTTATATAAAATACAAATTTATAAAAAATACCTGATATAAAAATAGTTAAAAATACTGAAACTATTTTTATATCACATACATTAAAACTAATGCAATAAATAAAAAATACAACTGGAATAATTGGCTCAAGAAAAATATTTCTTATCAAAAACTTCTTACTGTTTTTATCTTCATTATTCATATTTAATCCTTTTCGTTTTTAAGTGAAAAAATATTATCATATATGATAAAGAATGTCAAGTCATTTATGAATAATTTGACTTATTTTTGACAAATTCTTATTAAATATGATACAATTTATAAAATCTAATTAAGAAGAATAATTATGGAAGAAAAAGACTATACAAAAGAAGCGAAACTATTTATCAAAAAATTAATGCTGCAAGAAGATATAAATTTTATTGAGTTAACAAAAATTTTAAATGAAAAAGGATTTGATTATACGGAAGCTTCTGTACGGCAGAAAATATCAAGGGGTCGATTTGATTTTGCTTTTGGGTTACAGGTTATTGAAGTATTGAGATATAAATTAAATTTAGAAAAAGATGAATACAAGTAATTAGGAGATTTGTTTTATTATTCAATATACATAAAAGATTCATAAATGCTCTAGAATCAATTTTCTTTATTAAGTAAGGTAAATATCAAAAATAATAAAACTTTTAGTATAAGACAGGTTTATGCTCTTTTAAATGCATATTAAAAAAACTGTTACAAGAAAAACTATACATAAAGAAATTTTAACATTTTGATTTTTTACTTAAAACTATATTTTTGTACTACTATACTATGAAATAGAGCCATGTGTTTATACATAATGCTATTTTTATCTCACATTACAAGCCATGCATTTATACATGGTATTTAAATTTCATTACTTGTATACTATGAAATAGAGCCATGTATTTATACATGGAAAACTAACCGAATCATGTATTTATACATAATTCAAAATATTATAATAAATCATCATTTTTTTAAAAATTTGATTACTCCTCTATAAGAGCCATGCATTTCTACATGGCATTTAAATTTCATTACTTGTATACTATGAAATAGAGCCATGTGTTTCTACATGAAAAACTGAGCGAATCATGTATTTATACATAATTCAAAATATAAAAATAAATCATGATTTTTTAAAGAAGTTTGATAATTCCTCTATAAGAGCCATGCATTTCTACATGGTATTTAAATTTCATTACTTGTATACTATGAAATAGAGCCATGTGTTTCTACATGAAAAACTGAGAGAATCATGTATTTATACATAATTTTCAATATGAAGATAAGTCATCATTTCTAAAAAAGTTTTTTCATCATATTAAATATATATTTCAATAGAAACTATTAATGGAAGCACATGTTTTAGGAAATAATCATATATTAAATTTATGTTTATTTATAAATAAAGTTTAAATCTTGAGAGCCATAAAGAAGAAAATATTTTATAATAATTGATACATCATTCGTAAAAATTATTAGCGAGTGAAAATAAAATTTCACTCACTAAAAAATATTTTTTATTAATAAAAATATCTTTAAATAGTTAAAACAAATCTCTGATTTCTACAACTTTATGATTTTCAAACCACTTGTCAATTTCAATTTGATCATACCTAATAAACTTTCCAATTTTTGAAAAAGGGATAAGCTTTTTCATTCTCATTTTTG
This genomic stretch from Arcobacter sp. F2176 harbors:
- a CDS encoding helix-turn-helix domain-containing protein; its protein translation is YNRGKIMTNNETQNNRWMSPKNFELKYQIKQSTQAKMRMKKLIPFSKIGKFIRYDQIEIDKWFENHKVVEIRDLF
- a CDS encoding DUF6471 domain-containing protein produces the protein MEEKDYTKEAKLFIKKLMLQEDINFIELTKILNEKGFDYTEASVRQKISRGRFDFAFGLQVIEVLRYKLNLEKDEYK